In Torulaspora globosa chromosome 1, complete sequence, a genomic segment contains:
- the MRPL28 gene encoding mitochondrial 54S ribosomal protein mL40 (ancestral locus Anc_5.584): MLSHHAMRSQLAQPVTVLIRGVRTKSKGGLPPAAQRVVTQLSVMSASRKQPRLLKLSREDLIKHQTIQRCWSTYQADLRAKRNEQLKLQYKSTQKAMDILEELSPELFQAANAPEHAKRFPMELKVPTEFPPRKIWHYDYKKKD, encoded by the coding sequence ATGCTATCTCATCATGCTATGCGCAGCCAGCTTGCGCAACCTGTCACTGTTCTCATCCGAGGCGTGAGAACAAAGAGTAAAGGCGGTCTCCCACCGGCAGCACAGAGAGTCGTCACTCAATTGAGTGTCATGTCTGCCAGCAGAAAGCAGCCCAGacttttgaagctttcccGCGAGGATCTGATAAAACACCAGACCATACAGCGATGCTGGTCGACGTATCAGGCAGATCTGCGTGCCAAACGCAACGAGCAGCTGAAACTGCAATACAAGAGCACTCAGAAAGCCATGGATATACTCGAGGAGCTGAGCCCCGAGCTCTTTCAAGCAGCAAACGCCCCAGAGCACGCAAAACGGTTTCCAATGGAGCTGAAAGTGCCCACCGAGTTTCCCCCCAGAAAAATATGGCACTACGActacaagaagaaggactaG